A stretch of the Neodiprion lecontei isolate iyNeoLeco1 chromosome 4, iyNeoLeco1.1, whole genome shotgun sequence genome encodes the following:
- the LOC107221569 gene encoding phospholipase A1: MIRFAGLLFLWLPIAMAADTTYTPCTLCLYQASSSKLAATKVRLYTGEDVDTYTEVESTEALSLFDQMDVSKPTVVYTHGLYGTPSWQSTKAIIDAYLQRGEHNVLYMNWANIAVSAYVYAARSVPGVGYTLATILNEWVAAGLNSSSLHLVGHSMGAEISGYAGRYANFTVPRIVGLDPAGPLFYTILDHINTDDADFVQVIHSDDGVIGLNSDVGHVDFYPNGGTNLQPGCGLAGHICSHLRACFYYAESVRNESAYVGQICDSYRKFKKGSCDSNEVAVMGYATPTTASGKYYFQTNSDTPYGRGVQGTTYDSSTNIVTSTVEDLWEGLTSLFG; encoded by the exons ATGATACGATTCGCGGGTTTACTCTTCTTATGGCTGCCAATTGCCATGGCAGCAGACACAACGTACACACCGTGCACTCTGTGCC TTTACCAGGCATCATCGTCGAAATTGGCAGCAACCAAAGTACGACTGTATACAGG TGAGGACGTAGACACGTACACGGAAGTGGAATCCACCGAAGCTCTGAGCTTGTTCGATCAGATGGACGTCAGCAAGCCGACTGTCGTTTACACCCATGGTTTGTACGGTACTCCGAGTTGGCAAAGCACCAAAGCAATCATCGATG CATACCTCCAACGGGGGGAACACAACGTTCTGTACATGAACTGGGCGAATATCGCTGTCAGTGCGTACGTCTACGCGGCTCGTAGCGTTCCTGGTGTCGGTTACACCCTGGCCACTAtcctcaacgagtgggtggcGGCTGGTCTGAACTCGTCGTCTCTTCATCTCGTCGGCCATTCGATGGGTGCCGAAATCTCCGGATACGCCGGGCGATACGCGAACTTCACAGTGCCCCGGATCGTGG GTTTGGACCCAGCGGGACCCTTGTTCTACACGATTCTGGACCACATAAATACCGACGATGCTGATTTCGTCCAAGTGATCCATTCGGACGACGGCGTCATTGGACTCAACTCGGATGTGGGACACGTCGACTTTTATCCTAACGGCGGTACCAACTTGCAGCCAGGATGCGGTTTAGCAGGAC ATATCTGTAGCCACCTTAGAGCTTGTTTCTACTACGCTGAGTCCGTACGGAATGAGTCCGCTTACGTTGGCCAAATATGCGATTCGTATCGGAAGTTCAAGAAAGGTTCATGCGATTCGAACGAAGTAGCAGTAATGGGTTACGCGACTCCGACAACCGC GAGTGGTAAATACTATTTCCAAACTAACTCGGACACACCTTACGGTCGAGGAGTTCAGGGCACCACTTACGATTCTTCAACCAATATAGTAACTTCAACCGTCGAAGATCTGTGGGAAGGACTGACGTCGCTCTTTGGTTGA
- the LOC107221578 gene encoding phospholipase A1 VesT1.02 yields MIRLASLLFLWLPIAMAGNETYEPCESCTWQASTSKLAAIKLRLYTGETVDEYTEVVVGEAVGLMDQMNLSQSTVVYTHGLFGTPNWKSSEAIAEAYIKRGNHNVVLLDWASIADTEWFYAGRSVPGVGYTLATVLNEWVAAGMEVSSLHIVGHSLGAQVSGYAGRYANFTLSRIVGLDPASFLFYTALEHVKSGDAAFVEIIHTDAGVIGIDLQTGDVDFYPNGGVELQPGCLIPEVCSHLRACFYYAESVRNETAFIGRACDSNSAFEEGSCDSNDTVVMGYATPTTASGAYYLETNSDTPYGRGEEGATYEHATNLVSATAESLWKEIKSIF; encoded by the exons ATGATTCGACTTGCAAGTCTACTCTTCTTGTGGCTGCCAATTGCCATGGCAGGGAACGAAACGTACGAGCCCTGCGAATCGTGCA CTTGGCAAGCGTCGACGTCAAAATTGGCAGCTATCAAATTACGGCTGTATACAGG CGAGACTGTCGACGAATACACGGAGGTGGTAGTCGGCGAAGCTGTGGGCCTCATGGATCAGATGAACCTTAGCCAGTCGACCGTCGTTTATACTCACGGTTTGTTCGGGACACCGAATTGGAAAAGCAGTGAGGCCATCGCCGAGG CATACATCAAACGAGGGAACCACAACGTCGTGCTCCTCGACTGGGCGAGTATAGCTGACACCGAATGGTTCTACGCCGGTCGAAGCGTTCCTGGTGTCGGCTACACCCTGGCGACGGTCCTGAACGAGTGGGTGGCAGCCGGTATGGAGGTTTCCTCCCTTCACATCGTCGGCCATTCGTTGGGAGCACAAGTATCCGGGTACGCCGGGCGATACGCGAATTTCACTCTGTCCAGAATCGTAG GTCTGGACCCGGCGTCGTTCCTGTTCTATACCGCTTTAGAGCATGTGAAGTCTGGCGATGCTGCTTTCGTCGAAATCATTCACACCGATGCCGGCGTCATTGGAATCGACCTGCAAACAGGAGATGTCGACTTTTATCCCAACGGTGGCGTCGAATTGCAGCCAGGCTGTCTGATACCAG AGGTCTGCAGCCATCTCAGAGCTTGTTTCTATTACGCCGAATCCGTACGAAATGAGACTGCATTCATTGGCCGTGCATGCGATTCGAATTCGGCATTCGAAGAAGGCTCATGCGATTCGAATGACACAGTGGTGATGGGCTACGCTACGCCGACCACCGC GAGCGGCGCGTATTATCTCGAGACCAACAGCGATACGCCTTACGGCCGAGGAGAGGAGGGCGCAACTTACGAGCATGCGACTAATCTAGTATCTGCAACTGCTGAATCTCTGTGGAAGGAAATTAAGtcaatattttaa